The following coding sequences lie in one Peribacillus frigoritolerans genomic window:
- a CDS encoding ABC transporter permease translates to MNAILKSKEISIGMIVLLLCITLTFLSPYFLTVDNLLDVLKGNAVLGILAVGMTLVIITGGIDVSVAAVTSAVCVIVGKVMMLMPDHPISILLLFLIGPFLGVCLGALNGLLVAKVQIPAIVVTLGMMSIINGLVLYITNGQYLNSSSFPTVFIKFASFEVFGMSIIILIFIAVALFTWYILKYTLIGREVLAIGGNKDSAIRVGINFDKVQIFVFSYMGFLAGIAAIAQTAYTKAVDPNGMLGLELMVIAAVVLGGANIMGGRGTILGTVLGVLLLGIVQNGLILAKIDTFWQKVFTGLIILLAVSYDHIQYKRSKDKLAKIEVEA, encoded by the coding sequence ATGAACGCCATTTTGAAGTCGAAGGAAATCAGCATCGGAATGATTGTTTTGCTTTTATGTATTACATTGACATTCTTAAGCCCGTATTTTTTAACTGTAGACAATTTGCTGGATGTACTAAAAGGGAATGCTGTACTTGGAATTCTGGCGGTGGGTATGACACTTGTAATCATCACTGGCGGGATTGACGTATCGGTCGCCGCTGTTACAAGCGCTGTCTGTGTCATCGTTGGAAAAGTAATGATGCTCATGCCTGACCATCCCATCTCTATACTATTACTCTTTTTGATTGGGCCATTTCTTGGGGTTTGTTTAGGTGCACTGAATGGACTGCTTGTTGCAAAGGTTCAAATTCCAGCTATTGTCGTGACACTTGGAATGATGAGTATCATTAATGGGCTCGTGTTGTACATTACGAATGGTCAGTATTTGAACAGCAGCAGTTTTCCAACAGTATTCATCAAGTTTGCTAGTTTTGAGGTGTTCGGTATGTCTATCATCATTCTAATTTTTATCGCCGTAGCTCTGTTTACTTGGTATATTTTGAAATACACATTAATCGGTCGCGAAGTATTGGCGATTGGCGGTAATAAAGATTCAGCCATTCGGGTTGGGATAAATTTTGACAAAGTTCAAATATTTGTTTTCTCCTATATGGGGTTTCTTGCAGGAATAGCAGCCATTGCTCAAACAGCATATACAAAGGCTGTTGATCCTAATGGAATGCTTGGTCTGGAGCTGATGGTCATAGCAGCCGTTGTTTTGGGCGGTGCGAACATCATGGGGGGGCGCGGTACCATTTTGGGAACGGTTTTGGGCGTTCTTCTGCTAGGCATTGTACAAAATGGTCTTATCTTGGCAAAAATTGATACCTTCTGGCAAAAAGTATTCACTGGATTGATTATATTACTGGCTGTGTCATACGACCACATTCAATATAAGCGCTCAAAAGATAAGTTAGCAAAAATTGAAGTGGAAGCGTAA
- a CDS encoding cache domain-containing sensor histidine kinase, whose amino-acid sequence MIFKGKKPIQIKNLRLTTKLVTTYTLLTVLPMALLGFIAYWQYTKSIEEEVGEYIPRLVKQVNGNIENDIQKLETLPDLIYNSGDVMAILRDSQSKKKSVLLHDEYIMKSYLTRTYLNNNSSHILGAFLISKNRTFASTSLHYDSFGFEDGSLPYADDLGLLGEMQLLLPNQTNLTFEGDPSYFMLVKPITDFDNRKNLGTLYIAIDVAFFEQSLQDLQKEENVTMWIMNKRGKIIYHKDHSKIGSVEKGIHDYPLLNGSFRTEIDGKRNLISISESNELPWVLVHSMPIKNMTEKTDVIRNVTIFVFILFTLITTLISIFFAWTVTRPLNELGDIMKRVEKGDLLVDIPIHSKDEVGMLANSFRSMLAEIRELIQKNYHIELRKKTAELYALQSQINPHFMYNTLETIGMAVEEGDSDEVVKMVTLLGRMMRFSISNKESLVPINSEVQHIEDYLSIQQFRFEDRLHFMIEKGADVVNYYIPKFVLQPIVENSIKYGLEKRKEIDIQIHISDEETQTGEEDLLLIVSDDGPGITESKLIELNEKLRLDPMMKRDSGFGIINVNARIGMMFGEQYNLQINSEYGKGTSVIIRLPKINAQQVSMYVQGEEKNRDDTKGQDGHCR is encoded by the coding sequence ATGATTTTTAAAGGGAAAAAGCCGATCCAGATAAAAAACTTGCGTTTAACTACAAAACTAGTTACAACCTATACATTATTAACGGTTCTACCTATGGCCTTACTTGGGTTCATTGCATACTGGCAATACACAAAATCAATAGAAGAAGAAGTGGGCGAATATATTCCCCGTCTTGTCAAACAGGTTAATGGCAACATTGAAAATGACATTCAAAAACTAGAGACCTTACCTGATTTAATTTATAATTCCGGTGATGTCATGGCTATTTTAAGAGACAGTCAATCAAAAAAAAAATCGGTTTTGCTACACGATGAATATATCATGAAGAGTTATTTGACAAGGACCTATTTAAATAACAATTCATCTCATATTTTGGGGGCGTTTCTTATTTCCAAGAATCGTACATTTGCAAGTACAAGTCTCCATTATGACAGTTTTGGTTTTGAAGATGGTTCCTTGCCATATGCAGATGACCTAGGATTGCTAGGCGAGATGCAGTTGCTCCTTCCTAATCAGACTAATTTAACGTTTGAAGGGGATCCCTCCTATTTTATGCTAGTCAAACCAATTACTGATTTCGATAATAGAAAAAATTTAGGAACGCTCTATATAGCCATCGATGTAGCGTTTTTTGAACAATCACTTCAGGATTTGCAAAAGGAAGAGAATGTTACGATGTGGATCATGAATAAGCGGGGGAAGATAATTTATCATAAGGATCATTCAAAAATTGGTTCTGTGGAAAAAGGAATACATGATTACCCATTACTGAATGGTAGTTTTCGTACAGAAATCGATGGAAAACGGAATTTAATCAGTATAAGTGAATCAAATGAGCTGCCATGGGTGCTCGTTCACAGCATGCCAATCAAAAATATGACGGAAAAAACGGATGTTATCCGAAATGTGACAATTTTCGTTTTTATCCTGTTCACACTCATTACTACATTGATCTCTATCTTTTTTGCCTGGACCGTTACACGTCCACTAAACGAATTAGGAGATATCATGAAGCGAGTGGAAAAAGGTGATTTATTAGTAGATATACCCATACATTCCAAGGATGAAGTCGGGATGCTCGCGAACAGTTTTCGATCTATGCTTGCAGAGATAAGAGAGCTGATTCAAAAAAACTACCACATTGAACTGCGAAAAAAAACAGCTGAATTATACGCCCTTCAATCTCAAATAAATCCTCACTTTATGTATAATACGCTGGAAACCATAGGCATGGCTGTGGAAGAAGGAGATAGCGATGAAGTCGTGAAGATGGTGACATTGCTTGGTAGAATGATGCGCTTTTCAATCAGTAATAAAGAAAGCTTGGTTCCTATAAACAGTGAGGTTCAGCACATTGAAGATTATTTAAGCATCCAACAATTCCGTTTTGAAGATCGTTTGCATTTTATGATAGAAAAAGGAGCAGATGTGGTTAATTATTATATACCCAAGTTTGTTTTACAGCCAATCGTTGAAAATTCCATTAAATATGGATTGGAAAAAAGAAAGGAAATAGACATTCAAATACATATTTCTGATGAGGAAACTCAGACAGGTGAGGAAGATCTTTTGCTGATAGTCAGTGATGACGGACCAGGGATAACAGAAAGCAAATTAATTGAATTAAATGAAAAGTTACGTTTGGATCCAATGATGAAACGAGACTCTGGCTTTGGGATTATCAATGTAAATGCAAGAATTGGCATGATGTTCGGGGAACAATATAATCTTCAAATTAATAGCGAATACGGAAAGGGAACGAGTGTGATTATTCGACTTCCCAAAATAAATGCCCAACAAGTAAGCATGTATGTTCAAGGAGAGGAGAAGAACAGAGATGATACAAAGGGTCAGGACGGTCATTGTAGATGA
- a CDS encoding autoinducer 2 ABC transporter substrate-binding protein — protein sequence MKKMTGILATAILAGGLLAGCVSQEGASGNSEKETSGGGGNEKLKIAVVPKLMGIPYFNASEKGAIQAGKDLGVETIYTGPTEPDAAQQVKVIEDLISQDVDVIAVAPNDAASLSPVLQKAKDEGIIVMDWDTPADQSLVELSVHQIDDEAYGRHIAKSLVKQMGVEKGQIAILTGGLSAANLNTWIDAAKKELEENYPGIELVSDKIATDEKQQVAYQKTLDLIKSNPELKGIMAFSTPAPLGAAQAVQEKGLQDDITVVGTALPKDSSPYLNDGSLDVAILWEPDKLGYLTVALAKRLAEGEKPEDGLKVENVGEIDVWEDGKTIIMGPPTDFTKDNAADFNF from the coding sequence ATGAAGAAAATGACGGGGATATTGGCAACAGCTATTTTAGCTGGGGGACTATTAGCAGGCTGTGTATCACAAGAAGGAGCATCGGGGAACAGTGAAAAAGAAACAAGTGGCGGAGGTGGTAATGAGAAGTTGAAAATTGCCGTAGTTCCAAAATTAATGGGGATACCATATTTCAATGCTTCTGAAAAAGGAGCGATTCAAGCAGGTAAAGATCTTGGTGTGGAAACCATTTACACAGGACCTACGGAACCGGATGCTGCACAGCAAGTAAAAGTAATTGAAGACTTAATTAGTCAAGATGTGGATGTAATCGCAGTAGCACCAAATGACGCTGCATCACTCTCACCAGTCCTTCAAAAGGCGAAGGATGAAGGAATAATTGTAATGGATTGGGATACACCAGCTGATCAATCCCTTGTAGAATTATCCGTCCACCAAATAGACGATGAAGCATACGGTCGACATATCGCTAAATCCCTCGTAAAACAAATGGGTGTTGAAAAAGGGCAAATCGCTATATTAACTGGAGGGCTTTCAGCTGCAAACTTAAACACCTGGATAGATGCAGCAAAAAAAGAACTGGAAGAGAATTATCCAGGTATTGAATTAGTATCGGATAAAATCGCGACAGATGAAAAACAACAGGTGGCATACCAAAAAACACTGGATTTAATAAAATCAAATCCTGAATTAAAAGGAATCATGGCTTTTTCTACTCCGGCACCTCTTGGGGCAGCCCAAGCTGTTCAGGAAAAAGGACTGCAAGATGATATTACAGTTGTTGGAACTGCTCTACCGAAAGACTCTTCACCATATTTAAATGATGGATCTCTAGATGTAGCCATTCTTTGGGAGCCAGACAAACTAGGTTATTTAACCGTTGCCCTCGCCAAACGTCTAGCTGAAGGGGAGAAACCAGAAGATGGTTTGAAAGTTGAAAATGTAGGTGAAATTGACGTGTGGGAGGATGGAAAAACAATCATCATGGGACCACCGACAGATTTTACGAAAGACAATGCAGCTGATTTTAATTTTTAA
- a CDS encoding ABC transporter permease, whose product MKRLSISKENTLGVITAGLFVLMSFSIPGFFSSNNLTNMMFQLPEFGLIALAMMVVIVTGGIDLSITYTAALSGVTIALMASSGYPMLGAILIGVLVGLSCGLINGVLISKIGVSPILVTLGTMVLFEGLILSITKGNSISGFSEGYSLIGNGYYMGIVPLSIIIFVLFAILTAILLSKTKWGRSVYMVGSNPIATLFSGVNNSKVLMRVYLYAALLATIASIIMTSRYNTAKVDLGSSYLLQSVAAAVLGGTEIQGGYGKVIGTVYAVVIFQMLSSGLNLMGVPRSIVTVMMGVILITVLVINFVKTKLDEKSQKNLPSNSVA is encoded by the coding sequence ATGAAACGGCTTTCAATATCAAAAGAAAATACTTTAGGGGTAATTACAGCAGGTTTGTTTGTGTTAATGAGTTTTTCAATACCTGGATTCTTTTCTTCAAATAATTTAACCAATATGATGTTCCAGCTCCCGGAGTTTGGTTTAATCGCTTTAGCAATGATGGTGGTGATTGTAACTGGAGGAATTGACCTATCGATTACGTATACAGCTGCCTTGTCTGGCGTGACAATCGCACTTATGGCAAGCAGCGGATACCCAATGTTAGGCGCAATCTTAATCGGTGTTTTAGTCGGGCTGAGCTGCGGATTGATTAACGGCGTACTCATCTCAAAAATCGGTGTTTCGCCAATACTGGTGACACTCGGAACGATGGTGCTTTTTGAAGGTTTGATCTTAAGCATTACGAAAGGAAATTCAATTTCAGGATTCAGTGAGGGTTATAGCTTAATTGGAAACGGTTACTATATGGGGATCGTTCCTCTTTCCATCATTATTTTTGTACTATTTGCAATATTAACAGCTATATTGCTGTCAAAAACCAAATGGGGCAGAAGTGTTTATATGGTGGGTAGCAATCCGATCGCCACATTATTTTCAGGGGTAAATAATAGCAAGGTATTAATGAGGGTTTACTTATATGCGGCACTTCTTGCCACAATTGCTTCTATTATTATGACATCCCGTTATAATACTGCAAAAGTGGATCTGGGATCTTCTTATTTATTACAAAGTGTAGCGGCTGCCGTGCTTGGCGGAACGGAAATTCAAGGTGGTTATGGCAAGGTTATCGGCACTGTTTACGCTGTGGTCATTTTCCAAATGTTATCAAGTGGATTGAACTTAATGGGTGTACCACGATCGATCGTAACTGTAATGATGGGGGTTATTTTAATCACGGTATTGGTCATAAACTTCGTGAAAACGAAATTAGACGAAAAAAGTCAAAAGAATTTACCTTCAAACTCTGTAGCGTAA
- the rbsK gene encoding ribokinase has protein sequence MKGIVVVGSINMDIVAVTNQYPAHGETIFGENMKLLSGGKGANQATTCAKLGKPVKLIGAVGEDAFGHEIERSLLQNNVNISSLKHVAEHPTGCAVITVDATAENTMLVIKGANEHLTRSDIDICFSTISDDYAVLLVQMEIPDEAVLQAMKRAKEKNMFIILDPAPAEGVTTEALTYANLITPNWQETKVLTGIEVNSKESACKAGVFFKNHFGVENSIIKLGHKGALVYQNGETNFIEPIAVKAVDTVGAGDSFAGALACAIADGETIESAAEFASIVAAMKVTKMGAQDGVPRLAEVEHFCETNNINYYGKKQKLNQIYD, from the coding sequence ATGAAAGGGATTGTAGTGGTAGGGAGTATTAATATGGATATTGTCGCAGTCACTAATCAGTATCCAGCCCATGGTGAAACAATCTTCGGAGAAAATATGAAGCTATTAAGTGGTGGAAAAGGCGCAAATCAAGCAACGACGTGCGCAAAACTCGGAAAACCAGTAAAGCTAATCGGTGCGGTTGGCGAGGACGCATTCGGGCATGAAATAGAACGTTCTCTTCTTCAAAATAACGTGAATATATCCTCCTTGAAACATGTTGCAGAACATCCAACTGGATGCGCAGTCATTACAGTAGATGCTACAGCAGAAAACACCATGCTTGTCATTAAAGGGGCCAATGAACATTTGACAAGAAGTGATATTGACATTTGTTTTTCTACCATCAGTGATGACTATGCTGTTTTACTTGTACAGATGGAAATTCCTGATGAGGCTGTTCTACAAGCCATGAAAAGGGCTAAAGAAAAAAATATGTTTATTATCTTGGACCCTGCTCCGGCAGAAGGGGTAACGACTGAAGCACTGACCTATGCTAATTTGATTACGCCGAATTGGCAGGAAACAAAAGTGTTGACTGGAATCGAAGTCAACTCGAAGGAAAGTGCATGCAAAGCGGGTGTTTTCTTTAAGAATCATTTTGGCGTGGAGAATAGCATTATTAAGTTGGGCCATAAAGGAGCATTGGTTTATCAAAATGGTGAAACAAACTTTATCGAGCCCATTGCTGTAAAAGCTGTTGATACAGTGGGGGCAGGAGACTCGTTCGCAGGCGCCCTTGCCTGTGCCATTGCAGATGGGGAGACGATCGAATCAGCAGCCGAGTTTGCTTCAATTGTAGCGGCGATGAAGGTAACGAAAATGGGGGCCCAAGATGGTGTGCCGAGGCTAGCAGAAGTGGAACATTTTTGTGAAACCAATAACATTAATTACTATGGAAAAAAACAAAAGTTGAATCAAATTTATGACTGA
- a CDS encoding autoinducer 2 ABC transporter substrate-binding protein, producing MLRMPISFILFLFILSGCDHSSEYEIIYNDEESIDVTTKPVEDKKDTYTIAVIPKIDGIPYFKAVEEGALEAGKDLGVKVIYTGPPTPSSEKQEEIITKLIEKKVDVIAVSANDPYKLGRVLQKAKRKGIKVITWDSDTNASYRSFFVNMIDPEIIGRHVMDTLAIEMEEKGEFAIMTGSPTAANLNTWIDWIQIQQKEYYPTMKLVEVEYTNEDIHKAYKVTQNLFKKYPDLKGIIGISTVNPPAAAQAVKDAGKIGKIAVVGTSTPNLMNEYLQEGAAQTITLWSPQKLGYLTVSLAKNLLIDEFPYDGQNIKNIGRIKFNGDIVIMGEPIDFTKGNVNQYDF from the coding sequence ATGTTAAGGATGCCCATCTCTTTTATTTTGTTTTTATTTATACTAAGCGGCTGTGATCATTCTTCAGAATACGAGATTATTTACAATGATGAAGAAAGTATCGACGTTACTACAAAACCTGTCGAGGATAAAAAAGATACATATACGATAGCTGTTATACCTAAAATTGACGGAATTCCTTATTTTAAAGCGGTAGAGGAGGGGGCGTTGGAGGCGGGAAAAGACTTAGGTGTGAAGGTCATATATACAGGCCCACCTACCCCCAGCTCTGAAAAGCAGGAAGAGATTATAACAAAATTAATTGAAAAAAAAGTGGACGTAATTGCGGTATCTGCAAATGATCCATATAAATTAGGTAGGGTGCTGCAAAAAGCAAAGCGTAAAGGAATCAAGGTGATCACCTGGGATTCTGATACTAATGCATCATACAGAAGCTTTTTTGTGAACATGATAGATCCTGAGATAATCGGCAGGCATGTAATGGATACTCTAGCTATTGAAATGGAAGAAAAAGGGGAGTTTGCGATTATGACGGGATCTCCTACCGCTGCCAATCTTAATACATGGATTGATTGGATTCAAATCCAACAAAAAGAATATTATCCAACTATGAAACTAGTTGAAGTGGAATATACAAACGAAGATATTCATAAAGCGTATAAGGTAACACAAAATTTATTTAAAAAATACCCGGACCTAAAAGGAATTATTGGTATTTCAACGGTTAACCCTCCTGCTGCGGCTCAGGCTGTGAAAGATGCAGGTAAAATCGGCAAGATTGCCGTAGTCGGTACATCGACTCCTAATTTAATGAATGAGTATTTACAGGAGGGTGCTGCCCAGACCATTACGTTATGGAGTCCACAAAAGTTGGGTTACTTGACTGTTAGCCTAGCAAAAAACTTATTGATTGATGAATTTCCTTATGATGGACAGAACATTAAGAACATAGGTAGGATTAAATTCAACGGTGATATCGTCATTATGGGAGAGCCCATCGATTTTACAAAGGGAAATGTGAACCAGTATGATTTTTAA
- a CDS encoding sugar ABC transporter ATP-binding protein, protein MSDFLLQMTNVSKTFPGVKALDSVQLEVKKGEVHALIGENGAGKSTLIKILAGIYRPDPGAKFYFEGKEAEIQKPIDATLKGISIIYQDLSLFSNLSVAENINIGRDSDKKPWKKIRWKEMEDTAKRALKELEFEIDVHTPVEKLSIAQQQLIEIARALAFDSKLIVMDEPTSSLSAGEVEKLYKVIQKLKDRGISIIFVSHKLKELFTVSDRFTILRDGKYVGTYETEELDEDKLITLMVGRQILYKKNMVKGKTGKTLLELNGLSKEGNFKDISFELKAGEVLGITGLVGSGRTELAQAIFGVNRPYDGSMKINGVSTKIKSSEHAVKQGIAYIPESRKTQGLILRQSIINNISLPVLKQLRNKFKLIKRKEEVKLADHYMKTLDVRPALPKRAAGDLSGGNQQKVVIGKWLSTKPQILIIDEPTNGIDIGAKSEIHKLMRELAAEGMGIIVISSELPEVLAVSDRILVMRHGRIAGELGIEEATQENIMNYALLGSQSPSKKGLPLKEEVRA, encoded by the coding sequence ATGTCTGATTTCTTATTGCAAATGACGAATGTCAGTAAAACCTTCCCAGGTGTAAAAGCACTGGATAGCGTTCAGCTTGAAGTGAAAAAAGGAGAAGTTCATGCGTTAATAGGTGAGAATGGTGCCGGGAAATCAACGCTCATTAAAATATTAGCTGGCATTTATCGACCGGACCCAGGCGCCAAGTTTTACTTTGAAGGAAAAGAAGCCGAAATTCAAAAACCGATTGATGCTACGCTAAAAGGTATTTCAATCATTTATCAGGATTTAAGTTTATTTTCAAACCTATCTGTAGCTGAAAATATCAATATTGGCCGGGATAGTGATAAAAAACCATGGAAAAAGATTAGATGGAAGGAGATGGAGGATACGGCAAAACGGGCACTTAAAGAACTGGAATTTGAGATTGATGTTCATACACCCGTTGAAAAATTAAGCATTGCTCAACAGCAGCTGATTGAAATCGCCAGAGCCCTCGCTTTTGATTCCAAGTTGATTGTAATGGACGAACCGACTTCATCCCTATCCGCAGGGGAAGTTGAAAAGCTTTATAAAGTTATACAAAAGTTAAAGGATCGCGGAATTTCCATAATCTTTGTCAGCCACAAGTTAAAAGAGTTATTTACTGTTTCCGATCGATTTACAATACTGCGCGATGGGAAATATGTAGGCACTTACGAAACTGAAGAACTTGATGAAGATAAATTAATCACACTAATGGTGGGACGTCAGATTTTATATAAAAAGAATATGGTAAAAGGAAAAACGGGAAAAACTCTTTTGGAACTGAATGGTTTATCAAAAGAAGGTAACTTTAAAGATATTTCCTTTGAATTGAAAGCTGGAGAAGTCCTTGGGATTACAGGACTTGTCGGATCAGGAAGAACAGAGCTTGCACAGGCGATATTCGGGGTCAACAGGCCTTACGATGGAAGTATGAAAATAAATGGGGTTTCTACTAAAATCAAGTCTTCTGAACATGCTGTAAAGCAAGGGATTGCATATATTCCAGAAAGCAGAAAAACGCAAGGACTCATCCTTCGCCAGTCCATAATCAACAATATTTCATTACCTGTTTTGAAACAATTGAGAAATAAATTCAAATTGATCAAACGAAAGGAAGAAGTTAAGCTGGCTGATCATTATATGAAAACGCTAGATGTTAGACCGGCTTTGCCTAAAAGGGCAGCTGGTGACCTGTCAGGCGGAAATCAACAGAAAGTCGTGATCGGCAAGTGGCTTTCTACTAAACCACAAATCCTAATTATTGACGAACCGACGAATGGGATTGATATTGGGGCTAAGTCAGAGATTCATAAGTTAATGAGGGAACTGGCTGCTGAAGGAATGGGCATTATTGTGATTTCTTCAGAGCTTCCAGAAGTACTTGCTGTCAGTGATCGAATTTTGGTCATGAGACACGGAAGAATAGCCGGAGAACTTGGTATAGAAGAAGCCACACAGGAAAATATCATGAATTATGCTCTGCTTGGTTCTCAATCTCCTTCCAAAAAAGGGCTTCCGCTAAAAGAGGAGGTACGTGCATGA
- the rpe gene encoding ribulose-phosphate 3-epimerase, whose product MTLIGPSLMCADMGNLQESVMRLDRAGVDFFHLDIMDGSFVPNFTMGPDLIKSIRQFSDKPFDVHLMVERPEDHLDLFIQSGADMISIHAEATAHLQRSLQKLKNDGIKAGVALNPSTPITELEHVLDVVDYVTVMTVNPGFAGQSFVPLMYKKIKKIKELIQSEGYQIDIQVDGNIGFETIPGVLKNGADMLVCGTSCLFKNDVLLEDAVGQLRAFLEQMKMKNEGCA is encoded by the coding sequence ATGACCTTAATTGGACCCTCACTTATGTGTGCAGATATGGGGAATTTACAAGAATCAGTAATGAGATTAGACCGTGCAGGTGTTGATTTCTTTCATCTAGATATAATGGATGGATCGTTTGTTCCTAATTTTACGATGGGCCCGGATCTAATTAAAAGCATTAGGCAATTCTCGGATAAACCATTTGATGTTCACTTAATGGTTGAAAGACCGGAAGACCATTTAGATCTTTTCATTCAGTCGGGGGCAGATATGATTTCCATTCATGCAGAGGCAACTGCCCATTTACAGAGATCACTACAAAAGCTGAAGAATGATGGGATTAAGGCAGGGGTAGCCTTAAATCCATCAACCCCCATCACAGAGCTTGAACATGTATTGGATGTAGTCGATTATGTAACGGTGATGACGGTGAATCCTGGTTTTGCCGGGCAGTCCTTTGTACCGCTTATGTATAAGAAAATAAAAAAGATAAAAGAATTAATTCAATCGGAAGGCTACCAAATTGATATTCAGGTAGATGGAAACATTGGGTTCGAAACCATTCCGGGTGTATTGAAAAATGGAGCCGACATGTTGGTTTGCGGTACGTCCTGTTTATTTAAAAACGATGTATTACTGGAAGATGCCGTTGGCCAACTCCGGGCATTCTTAGAGCAAATGAAAATGAAAAACGAGGGTTGTGCATGA
- a CDS encoding response regulator: MIQRVRTVIVDDEPRIRRGIERLVQSCGEEWHVVGVYSDGQEAYDAIINQVEEVDVLITDVQMPVMDGLTLIQQLKKTKPTLFPFIISGYDDFLYVQTALREGAVDYILKPIDREKFKLQLKTVQEKVIEARKEREKIGEIEERALILTHEKQLQLLMEITLKDAMDLSLLEWTRQFPEGTYSLIHIGIDHTFAKTQSFSPEDWGRWNDVIKKLIKDLLDDHSTHWMWKDSLHASWVLIKDTTPSALEQLCITLKTTVQRQTPFTVSIALGNEFNDLTLLVNIKDELRSTLQYRMIQGGNKIFRSEMLKHVSYNKVIEVPPSIYKWAEETVEAMEHGEEAAIRSLMQFFNELKDVTSPFVIQESVRYLSIRIINKWIKSDGFKELPLLLEEAFSIAEDSSHFNHLKKETERWVMNMLKKQAAFQNDQTDPIRQAKEWILNHIGDNITIKKIANHVHLNSTYFCEYFKNQTGETVLDYVTNERLKVAKELLSHTDLKIYDIASKVGYQDTKYFSRLFKQWTGQLPSQYRDTHEFFVKK, encoded by the coding sequence ATGATACAAAGGGTCAGGACGGTCATTGTAGATGATGAACCAAGGATAAGAAGAGGCATAGAAAGACTAGTACAATCTTGTGGGGAAGAGTGGCATGTTGTAGGTGTTTACTCCGATGGCCAAGAGGCATACGATGCAATTATCAATCAAGTAGAAGAAGTTGATGTATTAATAACAGATGTACAAATGCCTGTCATGGACGGGTTAACGTTAATTCAACAGTTGAAAAAAACTAAACCAACGCTATTTCCATTCATTATAAGCGGGTATGATGATTTTCTTTATGTACAGACTGCCCTAAGGGAAGGCGCTGTCGATTATATATTGAAACCGATTGATCGAGAAAAGTTTAAACTGCAGTTGAAGACTGTGCAGGAAAAAGTAATTGAGGCGCGAAAGGAAAGGGAAAAGATAGGAGAAATAGAAGAAAGAGCCTTGATATTAACCCATGAAAAGCAGCTTCAATTGCTGATGGAAATAACGTTGAAAGATGCAATGGACTTATCATTACTTGAATGGACGCGGCAATTTCCAGAAGGAACCTATTCCCTGATCCATATTGGAATCGATCATACATTTGCCAAAACCCAAAGTTTTTCACCAGAAGATTGGGGGAGATGGAATGATGTAATAAAAAAACTTATAAAAGACTTACTAGATGATCATTCAACGCATTGGATGTGGAAAGATAGTCTACATGCCAGTTGGGTATTGATTAAGGATACTACCCCTTCAGCTTTGGAGCAATTGTGTATAACATTAAAAACAACTGTCCAACGGCAAACCCCTTTTACGGTTTCCATTGCCCTTGGGAATGAGTTTAATGACCTTACCCTTTTAGTAAATATTAAAGATGAATTACGATCTACCTTGCAATATCGAATGATACAAGGAGGCAATAAAATTTTCAGATCTGAAATGCTTAAACATGTATCATATAATAAAGTGATTGAAGTGCCGCCATCCATCTATAAATGGGCAGAAGAGACAGTGGAGGCGATGGAGCATGGGGAAGAAGCTGCCATTCGTTCTCTCATGCAATTTTTTAACGAATTGAAAGATGTCACGTCCCCTTTTGTAATACAAGAATCGGTTCGCTATTTGTCTATTAGAATTATTAATAAATGGATTAAAAGTGATGGTTTTAAAGAGCTTCCGCTTTTACTTGAGGAAGCATTTAGCATTGCCGAGGATTCTTCTCATTTTAATCATTTAAAAAAGGAGACGGAGCGCTGGGTCATGAATATGTTAAAAAAGCAAGCAGCATTTCAAAATGACCAAACAGATCCCATACGCCAGGCAAAAGAATGGATTCTAAATCATATAGGAGATAACATCACAATAAAAAAAATCGCCAATCATGTCCATTTAAATTCAACCTATTTTTGTGAGTATTTTAAAAATCAGACAGGTGAAACCGTGCTTGACTATGTAACCAATGAACGGTTAAAAGTCGCGAAGGAATTATTAAGTCATACAGATTTAAAGATTTACGATATTGCTTCAAAAGTAGGCTATCAAGATACCAAATATTTTAGTCGGCTGTTTAAGCAATGGACAGGACAACTGCCGTCTCAATATCGAGATACTCATGAGTTTTTTGTGAAAAAGTAG